The following coding sequences are from one Neurospora crassa OR74A linkage group I, whole genome shotgun sequence window:
- the tca-10 gene encoding succinate dehydrogenase iron-sulfur protein codes for MAALRSSSARVFAAASRPAFRPVVAARGMANLADGATQSQQASSEQSPKLKTFQIYRWNPDTPTEKPRMQSYTLDLNKTGPMVLDALVRIKNELDPTLTFRRSCREGICGSCAMNINGTNTLACLCRIPADNSAEMKIYPLPHTYVVKDLVPDLTLFYKQYKSIKPYLQRDTPSPDGKEYRQSKADRKKLDGLYECILCACCSTSCPSYWWNSEEYLGPAILLQSYRWLADSRDERTAERKDALNNSMSLYRCHTILNCTRTCPKGLNPGLAIANIKKELAF; via the exons ATGGCCGCTCTCCGCTCTTCGTCCGCCCGTGTCTTCGCCGCTGCCTCCCGGCCGGCCTTCCGCCCCGTCGTCGCCGCCCGCGGCATGGCCAACCTTGCCGACGGTGCTACCCAGAGCCAGCAGGCCTCTTCGGAGCAGAGCCCCAAGCTCAAGACCTTCCAGATCTACCGCTGGAACCCCGACACCCCGACCGAGAAGCCGCGCATGCAGAGCTACACCCTCGACCTCAACAAGACCGGTCCCATGGTGCTTGACGCCCTTGTCCGCATCAAGAATGAGCTCGACCCTACCCTTACCTTCCGCCGCTCGTGCCGTGAGGGTATCTGCGGTTCCTGCGCCATGAACATCAACGGCACCAACACCCTCGCCTGCTTGT GCCGCATTCCCGCCGACAACAGCGCTGAGATGAAGATCTACCCCCTTCCTCACACCTACGTCGTCAAGGATCTCGTCCCCGATCTTACCCTCTTCTACAAGCAGTACAAGTCCATCAAGCCCTACCTCCAGAGGGACACTCCCTCCCCTGAT GGCAAGGAGTATCGCCAGTCCAAGGCCGACCGCAAGAAGCTCGATGGTCTCTACGAGTGCATTCTTTGCGCCTGCTGCTCTACCTCGTGCCCCTCCTACTGGTGGAACTCCGAGGAGTACCTCGGCCCCGCTATCCTCCTCCAGTCTTACCGCTGGCTAGCCGATTCCCGTGACGAGCGCACCGCCGAGCGCAAGGACGCCCTCAACAACTCCATGAGCTTGTACCGCTGCCACACCATTCTCAACTGCACCCGCACCTGCCCCAAGGGTCTCAACCCCGGTCTCGCCATTGCCAACATCAAGAAGGAGCTTGCCTTTTAA
- the tca-10 gene encoding succinate dehydrogenase iron-sulfur protein, variant, translating to MAALRSSSARVFAAASRPAFRPVVAARGMANLADGATQSQQASSEQSPKLKTFQIYRWNPDTPTEKPRMQSYTLDLNKTGPMVLDALVRIKNELDPTLTFRRSCREGICGSCAMNINGTNTLACLCRIPADNSAEMKIYPLPHTYVVKDLVPDLTLFYKQYKSIKPYLQRDTPSPDVSGYAFIRSCAHRSMLTYVITCRARSIASPRPTARSSMVSTSAFFAPAALPRAPPTGGTPRSTSAPLSSSSLTAG from the exons ATGGCCGCTCTCCGCTCTTCGTCCGCCCGTGTCTTCGCCGCTGCCTCCCGGCCGGCCTTCCGCCCCGTCGTCGCCGCCCGCGGCATGGCCAACCTTGCCGACGGTGCTACCCAGAGCCAGCAGGCCTCTTCGGAGCAGAGCCCCAAGCTCAAGACCTTCCAGATCTACCGCTGGAACCCCGACACCCCGACCGAGAAGCCGCGCATGCAGAGCTACACCCTCGACCTCAACAAGACCGGTCCCATGGTGCTTGACGCCCTTGTCCGCATCAAGAATGAGCTCGACCCTACCCTTACCTTCCGCCGCTCGTGCCGTGAGGGTATCTGCGGTTCCTGCGCCATGAACATCAACGGCACCAACACCCTCGCCTGCTTGT GCCGCATTCCCGCCGACAACAGCGCTGAGATGAAGATCTACCCCCTTCCTCACACCTACGTCGTCAAGGATCTCGTCCCCGATCTTACCCTCTTCTACAAGCAGTACAAGTCCATCAAGCCCTACCTCCAGAGGGACACTCCCTCCCCTGATGTAAGTGGATACGCTTTTATAAGAAGCTGCGCGCACAGATCGATGCTAACCTACGTCATCACGTGTAGGGCAAGGAGTATCGCCAGTCCAAGGCCGACCGCAAGAAGCTCGATGGTCTCTACGAGTGCATTCTTTGCGCCTGCTGCTCTACCTCGTGCCCCTCCTACTGGTGGAACTCCGAGGAGTACCTCGGCCCCGCTATCCTCCTCCAGTCTTACCGCTGGCTAG
- a CDS encoding 5-azacytidine resistance protein azr1 — protein MASLSALRMLSAPCHTARLRPARSSTLIISPTSSSASYRFSHISNYNRPAVDGMRYLSTLPPRVGRRIVHQLMTQAPYSTAAEQPASGSGTKFVYNIAASYVGKGLPFNPSTHVFHFNPYHRVSKPGKKAKSARPESGQDAFFVSRVGNRPGEVALGVADGVGGWMDSGVDPADFSHAFCDYMAAAAYENDRQPTKIASAAANGPAAPAGGEGNTSDNAPLTARSLMQKGYEAVCHDPTIKAGGSTAVVGMLDESGTMEVANLGDSGFVILRLNGVHTASEPQTHAFNTPFQLSVVPPSMLLRAATFGGGLLIDQPRDADVTRHKLKHGDVVVFGSDGLWDNLFNQDILRLVSSTMQKLGAWKGTDAGVQVAEDLTPFTKLDSDDKPIFTLQSFIATHIVSAAKSASMNAKLDGPFAKEVKKYYPQDAWHGGKEDDICVVVVLVSEEPADMATPKPRL, from the coding sequence ATGGCGTCCCTTAGCGCTCTCCGCATGCTGTCGGCCCCATGTCATACAGCCCGCCTGCGGCCGGCGAGGTCCTCGACCCTGATCATCAGCCCTACCTCCAGCAGCGCGTCGTACCGCTTCAGCCATATCAGTAACTATAACCGACCCGCCGTCGACGGCATGCGATATCTGAGCACATTACCTCCGAGAGTGGGACGACGGATTGTCCACCAGCTCATGACACAAGCTCCATACTCGACGGCCGCCGAGCAGCCTGCCTCCGGATCCGGTACCAAGTTCGTCTACAACATCGCCGCCTCGTACGTCGGCAAGGGCCTCCCCTTCAACCCGTCCACCCACGTCTTCCACTTCAACCCCTACCACCGAGTGTCGAAGCCCGGAAAGAAGGCAAAGTCGGCGCGCCCAGAGTCCGGCCAGGATGCCTTCTTCGTTAGCCGTGTGGGGAACAGGCCCGGCGAGGTTGCGCTGGGCGTAGCCGACGGTGTGGGCGGCTGGATGGACAGCGGTGTCGACCCTGCGGACTTTTCGCATGCCTTCTGCGACTATATGGCGGCTGCCGCATACGAGAACGACAGGCAGCCCACCAAGATTGCATCAGCGGCGGCTAACGGACCAGCAGCGCCCGCTGGTGGTGAAGGGAACACCAGTGATAATGCTCCGCTAACGGCACGCTCGCTGATGCAAAAGGGATACGAGGCTGTTTGCCATGACCCGACTATCAAGGCTGGTGGCAGCACGGCTGTGGTTGGCATGTTGGATGAGAGCGGCACGATGGAGGTTGCGAACCTTGGCGACAGCGGCTTCGTAATACTCCGGCTTAACGGGGTGCACACCGCCAGTGAACCCCAGACACACGCATTCAACACCCCCTTTCAGCTCAGCGTGGTTCCGCCTAGTATGTTGCTCCGCGCTGCGACCTTTGGCGGGGGACTGCTTATCGATCAGCCCCGCGATGCCGATGTGACCCGCCACAAGCTGAAGCATGGAGACGTTGTTGTCTTTGGAAGTGACGGTCTTTGGGACAACCTCTTCAACCAGGACATTCTCCGTCTGGTCAGCAGCACAATGCAGAAGCTCGGCGCTTGGAAGGGCACCGACGCTGGGGTCCAGGTCGCCGAGGACCTGACTCCCTTCACCAAGCTCGACAGCGACGACAAGCCCATTTTCACGCTGCAGAGCTTCATTGCCACGCATATTGTCAGCGCCGCCAAATCGGCGAGCATGAACGCGAAGTTGGACGGCCCGTTCGCCAAGGAGGTCAAGAAGTACTACCCTCAGGACGCGTGGCACGGCGGCAAGGAGGACGATATCTGTGTGGTCGTCGTACTTGTTTCTGAGGAACCGGCGGACATGGCGACGCCGAAGCCACGCCTCTAG
- the acw-2 gene encoding anchored cell wall protein 2: MKFSLAAVSAFVAYALAKPAITNTDFNIQEGVDYTLKWKDATAPITITLMTGPDADHMTPFKTIASGVTGDSYTWTPEDVPSGTYAFKIADGDSKADENYSVRFPYVGSAAATTGASSTLSTVTKTSTSTMVSSTVESSTIVSSSAASSTDASSTVTSVASSAATTTTTTSSSTHAASSTASAPTNSPPNTNNAERFASPLALILGTVAALVFFN; this comes from the exons ATGAAGTTCTCTCTCGCTGCCGTTAGCGCCTTCGTGGCTTACGCTCTCGCTAAgcccgccatcaccaacactgACTTCAACATCCAAGAGGGCGTCGATTATACCCTTAAGTGGAAGGATGCCACTGCTCCCATTACCATCACGTTGATGACTGGCCCTGATGCGGATCATATGACTCCCTTCAAGACTATTGCCT CCGGCGTTACCGGTGACTCGTACACCTGGACTCCTGAGGATGTTCCTTCCGGCACTTATGCCTTCAAGATCGCCGATGGTGACTCCAAGGCGGACGAGAACTACAGTGTCCGCTTTCCCTATGTTGGCAGTGCCGCGGCCACTACCGGCGCTTCGAGCACCCTGAGCACTGTCACCAAGACCAGCACCTCGACCATGGTCTCCTCCACTGTTGAGTCGAGCACCATTGTATCAAGCTCCGCTGCCTCCAGCACTGATGCTAGCAGCACCGTCACCTCTGTCG CTTCTTccgctgccaccaccaccaccaccaccagcagcagcacccatGCCGCTAGTTCTACCGCTTCTGCCCCTACCAACAGCCcacccaacaccaacaatgCTGAGCGTTTCGCTTCTCCTCTAGCGCTCATCCTCGGAACCGTCGCTGCCCTCGTCTTCTTTAACTAG